Proteins from one Hyperolius riggenbachi isolate aHypRig1 chromosome 2, aHypRig1.pri, whole genome shotgun sequence genomic window:
- the LOC137546953 gene encoding septin-5-like isoform X2 has protein sequence MIRNFLLNDSEDEELKEIIRSIPGESRNRAQEPKESHRIEQQRQEAGVQREQYEQEQGFQRKQQQEDREQEEDQTLHKEYQEEEERLRREYQEEKLRREQREEDEKLRREQPREEEERLHRQHQEETLRREQQDEERQHRDHHKEYLGDNLWWTQDRAKQTEDPSKYPREQHNEHTRREHEKAFYNDTMQPHVESELISLQHIKEDIDEGKVSSQTLPTQAPAWGCPPLVPPPSPSRPKSPWGKLDPYDSSEEDREYVGFATLPNQVHRKYVKKGFEFTLMVAGESGLGKSTLINSLFLTDLYRGRQLPIPEECVTQTVEIVKQTVDIQEKGVRLRLTVVDTPGFGDAVNNEECWKPIADYLDQQFEQYFRDESGLNRKNLQDTRVHCCLYFLSPLGHGLRPLDVEFLRALQDRVNVVPILGKADTLTPKELIQKKQRIREELDHFGIRIYQFPECDSDQDEEFKIQDMELKKSIPFAVIGSNTIVEVNGKRVRGRLYPWGVVEVENEQHCDFVKLRTMLIRTHMQDLKDVTRETHYENYRAQCIQSLTQRVVRERNRNKLTRESGTDFPIPSVPPSPDHDTLRIIREKDEELRRMQEVLQQMQKQMKDCH, from the exons ATCCGCAATTTTCTGCTCAACGATTCAGAGGATGAAGAGTTAAAAGAAATAATTCGTTCAATTCCTGGTGAAAGCAGAAACAGAGCACAAGAGCCAAAGGAAAGTCATCGCATAGAGCAACAAAGGCAAGAGGCAGGAGTGCAAAGAGAGCAGTACGAGCAGGAGCAAGGCTTCCAGAGGAAACAACAGCAAGAGGATAGAGAACAAGAAGAGGATCAAACACTGCACAAAGAATAtcaagaagaggaagagagactCCGCCGAGAGTATCAGGAAGAAAAGCTACGCAGAGAGCAGCGGGAAGAGGATGAAAAGCTCCGCAGGGAGCAgccacgtgaagaagaagaaaggcTTCACCGACAACATCAGGAGGAAACTCTCAGAAGGGAACAACAGGACGAAGAAAGGCAACATAGGGATCACCATAAAGAATATCTGGGAGACAACCTCTGGTGGACGCAAGACAGGGCAAAACAAACAGAGGATCCATCAAAATACCCTAGAGAGCAGCACAACGAACACACTCGTAGAGAGCATGAGAAGGCCTTTTATAATGACACCATGCAGCCTCACGTAGAGTCTGAGCTCATTTCTCTTCAGCATATTAAAGAGGACATTGATGAGGGAAAGGTCTCTAGCCAAACTCTCCCTACCCAGGCTCCAGCATGGGGTTGTCCACCACTggtacctccaccaagtccttctAGGCCTAAGAGTCCGTGGGGAAAGCTTGACCCTTATGACTCCAGTGAG GAGGATCGAGAATATGTTGGATTTGCCACCCTTCCCAACCAGGTTCATAGGAAATACGTGAAGAAAGGCTTTGAATTCACTCTGATGGTTGCAG GTGAATCGGGTCTTGGAAAGTCCACCCTAATAAACAGTCTTTTCCTGACGGATCTTTACCGCGGCCGGCAACTGCCCATTCCAGAAG AGTGCGTAACACAGACTGTGGAGATTGTGAAGCAGACGGTGGACATTCAGGAGAAAGGTGTCCGTTTACGTCTTACAGtcgtggacacaccaggttttggAGATGCTGTAAATAATGAAGAATG CTGGAAGCCAATTGCTGACTATCTTGATCAACAATTTGAGCAATACTTTAGAGATGAGAGTGGCCTAAACCGTAAGAATCTCCAAGACACCCGCGTACATTGCTGTCTGTATTTCCTGTCACCACTTGGACATGG GTTGCGACCTCTTGATGTAGAATTCTTACGTGCACTGCAGGACCGAGTGAATGTTGTTCCTATTCTGGGGAAGGCAGACACTCTAACACCTAAAGAGCTTATTCAGAAAAAGCAGAGG ATACGAGAGGAGTTGGATCATTTTGGCATTCGGATCTATCAGTTTCCTGAATGTGACTCAGATCAAGATGAAGAATTCAAGATCCAGGATATGGAACTGAAG AAAAGCATTCCATTTGCTGTGATTGGCTCTAACACCATTGTAGAAGTTAATGGGAAAAGAGTGAGAGGACGACTGTACCCTTGGGGAGTTGTGGAAG TGGAGAATGAGCAGCACTGTGACTTTGTGAAGCTGCGCACTATGCTGATTCGCACTCATATGCAAGACCTTAAGGATGTGACCCGAGAGACACACTATGAGAACTACAGGGCTCAGTGTATCCAGAGCCTGACTCAGCGAGTGGTGAGAGAGAGAAATCGCAA